A section of the Serratia liquefaciens ATCC 27592 genome encodes:
- a CDS encoding MFS transporter: MERIVQQRQRWFGVVALLFLIVIAYADRVNIAVMLVNPDFLQHFQLDGNRAHQGMLMTVFLLGYGLSAMLLTPFLETLMGYRRALTLSIVLWALLTAASPLAGSLLLLFAVRALLGVSEGPLFSLKTMYIGDHFAADERGKPNAVSTLGVSLGLVIGFPLVSFLMAHFGWAVSFYLLALINLLLGLALVRLFIHPRSLPLSAVDPQPILSRVWHTFALAWHTPMLGWIMLIEIATLSYLWGSSSWLPAYLTDEKGFSIKQMGWMASLPFIVSIASKYLGGVLLDRIRPYQAPLIFAFGGAATALCIYGVMHSHQLGWIAFFLLAANACWGAQGAAIPTLLQHYAQPQAVGSAYGLINGIGNMFSAFVPVIMGMVMASQGKVSSGFAVLMVSQLVTLLAGCVLFGRMRMTREARRA; the protein is encoded by the coding sequence ATGGAGCGCATTGTGCAACAACGTCAACGCTGGTTCGGGGTAGTGGCCCTGCTGTTTCTGATCGTCATCGCCTATGCCGATCGGGTCAATATTGCCGTGATGCTGGTCAACCCCGACTTCTTGCAACACTTTCAGCTCGACGGTAACCGTGCGCATCAGGGCATGCTGATGACGGTGTTTTTGCTCGGTTACGGGCTTTCCGCCATGCTGCTGACGCCCTTTCTGGAAACCCTGATGGGCTATCGCCGCGCGCTGACGCTCAGCATTGTGCTCTGGGCGCTACTGACTGCCGCCTCACCGCTGGCGGGGTCGTTATTGCTGCTGTTTGCGGTACGCGCACTGCTTGGCGTCAGCGAAGGGCCGCTGTTCTCATTGAAAACCATGTACATCGGCGATCACTTCGCCGCCGATGAGCGCGGTAAACCCAATGCCGTCAGCACATTGGGTGTTTCCCTGGGCCTGGTGATAGGCTTTCCGCTGGTCAGTTTCCTGATGGCGCACTTCGGCTGGGCGGTCTCTTTCTATCTGCTGGCGCTGATCAACCTGCTGCTGGGGCTAGCGCTGGTGCGTCTTTTTATCCATCCGCGCTCGTTACCGCTGAGCGCCGTCGATCCTCAGCCGATTCTGAGCCGTGTCTGGCACACCTTCGCCCTGGCCTGGCATACCCCGATGCTGGGTTGGATCATGCTGATCGAGATCGCGACCCTGAGCTACCTGTGGGGCTCCAGTTCCTGGCTGCCGGCTTACCTGACCGACGAGAAAGGATTCTCCATCAAACAGATGGGCTGGATGGCTTCGCTGCCGTTTATCGTCAGTATCGCCTCCAAATATCTCGGCGGCGTGCTGCTTGACCGCATTCGCCCCTATCAGGCACCGTTGATTTTCGCCTTTGGCGGTGCGGCAACTGCGTTGTGTATCTATGGCGTGATGCACAGTCATCAGCTCGGCTGGATTGCTTTCTTCCTGCTGGCGGCCAATGCCTGCTGGGGGGCTCAGGGGGCGGCGATCCCAACCCTGTTGCAACATTATGCGCAGCCGCAGGCGGTCGGCAGCGCCTACGGACTGATTAACGGCATCGGCAATATGTTCTCGGCGTTTGTGCCGGTGATTATGGGCATGGTCATGGCTAGCCAGGGCAAGGTGTCTTCAGGATTTGCGGTGCTGATGGTGTCGCAGCTAGTGACGCTGTTGGCGGGCTGTGTGCTGTTTGGCCGGATGCGGATGACGCGAGAAGCCAGGCGGGCGTAA
- the metK gene encoding methionine adenosyltransferase, which translates to MAKHLFTSESVSEGHPDKIADQISDAVLDAILEQDPKARVACETYVKTGMVLVGGEITTSAWVDIEEITRKTVREIGYVHSDMGFDANSCAVLSAIGKQSPDINQGVDRTDPLEQGAGDQGLMFGYATNETEVLMPAPVTYAHRLVQRQSEVRKNGTLPWLRPDAKSQVTFQYDDGKIVGIDAVVLSTQHSEDISLKDLQEAVMEEIIKPVLPAEWLSASTKYHINPTGRFVIGGPMGDCGLTGRKIIVDTYGGMARHGGGAFSGKDPSKVDRSAAYAARYVAKNIVAAGLADRCEIQVSYAIGVAEPTSIMVETFGTEKVPTEQLTLLVREFFDLRPYGLIQMMDLLQPIYRETAAYGHFGREHFPWEATDKAELLRDAAGLK; encoded by the coding sequence ATGGCTAAACACCTATTCACGTCCGAATCCGTCTCCGAAGGACATCCTGATAAAATCGCTGACCAGATCTCCGATGCCGTTCTTGACGCCATCCTGGAACAGGATCCTAAAGCACGCGTAGCTTGCGAAACCTACGTGAAAACCGGCATGGTTCTGGTTGGCGGCGAAATCACCACCAGCGCCTGGGTAGATATCGAAGAGATCACCCGTAAAACCGTGCGCGAAATCGGCTATGTTCATTCGGATATGGGCTTCGACGCCAACTCTTGTGCCGTACTGAGCGCCATCGGCAAGCAATCCCCGGATATCAATCAGGGTGTTGACCGTACCGATCCTCTGGAACAGGGTGCTGGCGACCAGGGCCTGATGTTTGGCTATGCTACCAACGAAACCGAAGTGCTGATGCCGGCACCGGTGACCTACGCGCACCGTCTGGTGCAGCGCCAGTCCGAAGTCCGTAAAAACGGCACTCTGCCGTGGCTGCGTCCGGATGCGAAAAGCCAGGTCACCTTCCAATATGACGACGGCAAAATCGTCGGTATCGATGCGGTGGTACTGTCCACCCAGCATTCCGAAGATATCTCTTTGAAAGATCTGCAAGAAGCGGTGATGGAAGAGATCATCAAACCGGTTCTGCCTGCAGAATGGCTGAGCGCCAGCACCAAATACCACATCAACCCGACCGGCCGTTTCGTTATCGGTGGCCCAATGGGCGACTGCGGCCTGACCGGACGTAAAATCATCGTTGATACCTACGGCGGCATGGCTCGTCACGGTGGCGGTGCGTTCTCCGGTAAGGATCCGTCCAAGGTTGACCGTTCAGCGGCTTACGCAGCGCGCTACGTGGCGAAAAACATCGTTGCCGCCGGCCTGGCTGACCGCTGTGAGATCCAGGTTTCCTACGCTATCGGCGTGGCGGAGCCAACCTCCATCATGGTGGAAACCTTCGGTACCGAGAAAGTCCCTACCGAACAGTTGACCCTGCTGGTACGCGAGTTCTTCGATCTGCGTCCATACGGCCTGATCCAGATGATGGATCTGCTGCAGCCGATCTACCGCGAAACGGCAGCTTACGGTCACTTCGGCCGCGAGCACTTCCCTTGGGAAGCGACCGACAAAGCAGAATTGCTGCGCGATGCTGCTGGCCTGAAATAA
- a CDS encoding non-heme iron oxygenase ferredoxin subunit — protein sequence MSWTKVCEVSQVKEDFPFSANVEGKEVGVYLIDGNYYALEDVCPHAYALLSQGFVDDGKVECPLHEALFDVRTGQCLREPGGRDLQTYATRVIDNQIQITFIAEE from the coding sequence ATGAGCTGGACGAAAGTGTGTGAAGTGTCTCAGGTGAAAGAAGATTTTCCTTTCTCCGCCAACGTGGAAGGGAAAGAGGTCGGGGTGTATCTGATCGACGGCAACTATTACGCGCTGGAAGACGTTTGCCCACATGCCTATGCCTTGCTCAGCCAGGGGTTTGTTGATGACGGCAAGGTCGAATGCCCGTTGCACGAAGCATTGTTCGACGTACGTACCGGCCAATGCTTGCGTGAGCCAGGCGGCCGCGATCTGCAAACCTATGCCACCCGGGTGATCGACAATCAAATCCAAATCACCTTTATTGCGGAGGAGTAA
- a CDS encoding virulence promoting factor translates to MSNKPIADRERQFYSLPQGRFVGLFSRVVAAIVADCIVSTRCEASNV, encoded by the coding sequence ATGAGTAATAAACCGATCGCTGACCGCGAACGGCAGTTTTATTCGCTGCCGCAAGGGCGGTTTGTTGGGTTGTTCTCGCGGGTTGTAGCTGCGATAGTGGCTGACTGTATCGTCAGTACGCGATGTGAGGCGAGTAATGTCTGA
- the rluF gene encoding 23S rRNA pseudouridine(2604) synthase RluF has translation MLTKPSTRLNKYISESGICSRRDADRYIEQGNVFINGKRVTLGDQVFPGDVVKVNGQLIEPRNEDNLIFIALNKPVGIVSTTEEGEKDNIVDFVNHSTRIFPIGRLDKDSQGLIFLTNHGDLVNKILRAGNDHEKEYRVTVNKPVTDDFIRGLGAGVPMLGTVTKKCKVKKEAPFVFRIVLVQGLNRQIRRMCEHFGYEVTKLERTRIMNVSMAGLPPGEWRDLTDDELVELFKSIEGSTSEAKPAKKAKPAVKKPAGGGAKSADKPSNSAPARKRFAQPGRKKKGR, from the coding sequence ATGCTGACCAAGCCTTCCACACGTCTTAACAAATATATTAGCGAGAGCGGCATCTGCTCTCGCCGCGACGCCGATCGTTATATCGAACAAGGCAACGTTTTTATCAATGGCAAGCGCGTTACGCTTGGCGATCAGGTATTCCCAGGGGACGTCGTCAAGGTCAACGGTCAGCTGATTGAACCTCGTAACGAAGACAACCTGATCTTTATCGCGCTGAACAAGCCGGTCGGGATCGTCAGTACCACCGAAGAGGGCGAGAAAGACAATATCGTCGATTTCGTCAACCACAGCACCCGTATCTTCCCGATCGGACGCTTGGACAAAGACTCGCAGGGGCTGATCTTCCTCACCAATCACGGCGATCTGGTGAACAAGATCCTGCGTGCGGGCAACGATCATGAAAAAGAATACCGGGTGACGGTCAACAAACCGGTCACCGACGACTTTATCCGTGGTTTGGGTGCCGGCGTGCCAATGCTGGGTACGGTGACGAAAAAATGCAAAGTGAAGAAAGAAGCGCCCTTTGTGTTTCGCATCGTGCTGGTACAGGGGCTGAACCGTCAAATTCGCCGCATGTGCGAGCATTTCGGCTATGAGGTCACCAAGCTGGAACGCACTCGCATCATGAATGTGAGCATGGCAGGTTTGCCACCGGGTGAATGGCGTGATTTAACCGACGACGAACTGGTCGAACTGTTTAAGTCGATAGAGGGTTCCACTTCGGAGGCCAAACCGGCGAAGAAAGCCAAACCGGCAGTGAAAAAACCGGCCGGCGGCGGGGCGAAAAGCGCCGACAAACCCAGCAACAGCGCGCCTGCGCGCAAGCGCTTTGCTCAGCCGGGTCGTAAAAAGAAAGGGCGCTGA
- a CDS encoding aromatic ring-hydroxylating oxygenase subunit alpha, giving the protein MTANTTSSAQTLQDYLDQGLRGMWYPVLASWEIGNNPVGITRLEQQIVVWRDGDGAIHALEDRCPHRGARLSMGWNLGDRIACWYHGVEVGGDGTVKDVPAVDRCPLVGQKCLRSYPAKEAYGAVFLYFGVTADEEPAELTFPPELADEAAYSNFLCTASWDCNYQYALENVMDPMHGTYLHSSSHSMAEGDRKADMALEPTDNGFIFKKNGQIGVNFDWVEFGSSGAYWMRLSIPYKKRFGPGGHFWIIGMVVPEDKDHCRVFFWRIRKVKDWQRDMWRFMYRNRLESLHWDVLEQDRIVLENMAPNARGREYLYQHDVGLSRLRRMMQKEAQKQLAKLSELEAAQ; this is encoded by the coding sequence ATGACAGCAAACACAACATCCTCCGCACAAACCTTACAGGACTATCTCGACCAGGGGCTGCGCGGCATGTGGTATCCGGTGCTGGCCAGTTGGGAAATCGGCAATAACCCGGTGGGCATTACGCGGCTGGAGCAACAGATTGTGGTGTGGCGCGACGGCGACGGCGCGATCCATGCGCTGGAAGATCGCTGCCCGCATCGCGGTGCGCGCCTTTCCATGGGCTGGAACCTGGGCGATCGCATCGCCTGCTGGTATCACGGCGTGGAAGTGGGCGGCGACGGTACGGTCAAAGACGTGCCGGCGGTCGATCGTTGTCCGCTGGTGGGGCAGAAATGCCTGCGCTCTTACCCAGCCAAAGAGGCCTACGGTGCGGTGTTCCTCTATTTCGGCGTGACGGCGGATGAAGAGCCGGCTGAATTGACCTTCCCGCCGGAACTGGCTGACGAAGCGGCCTACAGCAACTTCCTGTGCACCGCCAGTTGGGACTGCAATTACCAGTACGCGCTGGAAAACGTGATGGATCCGATGCACGGCACCTACCTGCATTCGTCCTCGCACTCGATGGCGGAAGGGGATCGCAAGGCGGACATGGCGCTGGAGCCGACCGACAACGGTTTCATCTTTAAGAAGAATGGTCAGATCGGCGTTAACTTTGACTGGGTGGAGTTTGGCAGCAGCGGCGCCTACTGGATGCGTTTGTCGATCCCGTACAAAAAGCGCTTCGGGCCGGGTGGTCACTTCTGGATCATCGGCATGGTGGTGCCGGAAGATAAGGATCACTGCCGGGTGTTCTTCTGGCGTATCCGTAAGGTGAAAGACTGGCAGCGTGACATGTGGCGCTTTATGTATCGCAACCGCCTGGAATCGCTGCACTGGGACGTACTGGAGCAGGATCGTATCGTGCTGGAAAATATGGCCCCGAACGCGCGTGGCCGCGAGTATCTGTATCAGCATGATGTGGGGTTGTCTCGCTTGCGCCGCATGATGCAAAAAGAAGCGCAGAAGCAGCTGGCGAAGCTCAGTGAGCTGGAGGCGGCGCAGTGA
- the speA gene encoding biosynthetic arginine decarboxylase, with product MSDDLLIHRPSATGESISLRSMQEVAMNDRDASKMLRTYNVAYWGNNYYDVNELGHISVCPDPDVPQARVDLAELVKQRQNDGLRLPALFCFPQILQHRLRSINAAFKRARESFGYEGGYFLVYPIKVNQHRRVIESLVNSGEPLGLEAGSKAELMAVLAHAGMTRSVIVCNGYKDREYIRLALIGEKLGHKVYLVIEKMSEINMVLEEAERLNVVPRLGVRARLASQGSGKWQSSGGEKSKFGLAAIQVLKLVETLREAGRLDSLQLLHFHLGSQLANIRDIATGVRESARFYVELHKLGVNIQCFDVGGGLGVDYEGTRSQSDCSVNYGLNEYANNVIWGIGDACNEHGLPHPTVITESGRAVTAHHTVLVSNVIGVERNEFSEPLPPAEDAPRALESMWETWQEMNEPENRRSLREWLHDSQMDLHDVHTQYAHGMLDLTKRAWAEQLYLNICNKIQQQLDPSNRAHRPIIDELQERMADKFYVNFSLFQSMPDAWGIDQLFPVLPLEGLDKPPEGRAVLLDITCDSDGTIDHYIDGDGVATTMPMPPYDPENPPALGFFMVGAYQEILGNMHNLFGDTASVDVFVFPDGTVETELSDEGDTVADMLEYVQLDPTALLAKFRDQVKETDLDSELQAQFLEEFEAGLYGYTYLEDE from the coding sequence ATGTCTGATGATCTTTTGATTCACCGTCCGTCAGCAACGGGCGAATCTATATCTTTGCGCTCCATGCAGGAGGTTGCCATGAATGATCGTGATGCCAGCAAGATGCTGCGCACTTATAACGTCGCCTACTGGGGCAACAATTATTATGACGTCAATGAACTGGGCCACATCAGCGTGTGCCCGGATCCGGACGTCCCGCAGGCACGTGTCGATCTGGCCGAGCTGGTGAAGCAGCGTCAAAACGACGGTTTACGCCTACCGGCACTGTTCTGCTTCCCGCAGATCCTGCAGCACCGTCTGCGTTCGATCAATGCCGCGTTCAAACGTGCGCGTGAGTCGTTCGGCTATGAAGGTGGCTATTTCCTGGTTTACCCGATCAAGGTAAACCAACATCGCCGCGTGATTGAATCTCTGGTCAATTCCGGCGAACCGCTGGGGCTGGAAGCCGGCTCCAAGGCCGAACTGATGGCGGTGCTGGCGCATGCTGGCATGACCCGCTCGGTGATCGTGTGTAACGGCTATAAAGACCGTGAATATATCCGTCTGGCGCTGATCGGCGAAAAGCTGGGGCACAAGGTGTACCTGGTGATCGAGAAGATGTCCGAGATCAACATGGTGCTGGAAGAGGCCGAGCGGCTGAACGTGGTACCGCGCCTGGGCGTGCGTGCGCGTCTGGCGTCGCAAGGCTCCGGTAAATGGCAGTCGAGCGGCGGCGAAAAGTCCAAGTTCGGTCTGGCAGCCATTCAGGTACTGAAGCTGGTGGAAACCCTGCGTGAAGCGGGCCGTCTCGACAGCCTGCAACTGCTGCACTTCCACCTGGGTTCGCAACTGGCCAATATTCGCGATATCGCCACCGGCGTACGTGAGTCGGCGCGCTTCTACGTCGAACTGCATAAGCTGGGCGTGAACATCCAGTGCTTCGACGTGGGCGGCGGTCTGGGCGTAGATTATGAAGGTACCCGTTCGCAGTCCGACTGTTCGGTGAACTACGGCCTGAACGAATACGCCAACAACGTGATCTGGGGCATCGGCGACGCCTGTAATGAACACGGTTTGCCGCACCCGACGGTGATCACCGAATCCGGTCGTGCAGTGACCGCGCATCATACGGTGCTGGTATCCAACGTGATCGGCGTTGAACGCAACGAATTCAGCGAACCATTACCGCCTGCTGAAGACGCGCCACGCGCGCTGGAAAGCATGTGGGAAACCTGGCAGGAAATGAACGAGCCGGAAAATCGCCGCTCGCTGCGTGAATGGCTGCACGACAGCCAAATGGATCTGCACGACGTTCATACGCAATATGCACACGGGATGTTGGATCTGACCAAGCGTGCCTGGGCTGAGCAGCTGTATCTGAACATCTGCAACAAGATCCAGCAGCAGTTGGATCCGAGCAACCGTGCACACCGCCCAATCATCGACGAACTGCAAGAGCGTATGGCGGACAAGTTCTACGTCAACTTCTCGCTGTTCCAGTCGATGCCGGACGCCTGGGGTATCGATCAGCTGTTCCCAGTACTGCCGCTGGAAGGCCTGGATAAGCCGCCGGAAGGCCGCGCGGTGCTGCTGGACATCACCTGTGACTCGGATGGCACCATCGATCACTACATCGACGGTGACGGCGTGGCGACCACCATGCCAATGCCGCCGTACGATCCGGAAAACCCGCCGGCGCTGGGCTTCTTTATGGTTGGCGCCTATCAGGAGATCCTCGGCAACATGCACAACCTGTTCGGCGACACCGCCTCGGTTGACGTGTTCGTCTTCCCTGACGGTACGGTAGAAACCGAGTTGTCCGATGAAGGCGATACCGTTGCCGATATGCTGGAATACGTGCAGCTTGACCCTACCGCACTGTTGGCCAAGTTCCGCGATCAGGTGAAAGAAACCGATCTGGACAGCGAACTGCAGGCGCAGTTCCTGGAAGAGTTCGAAGCCGGTTTGTACGGTTATACTTATTTAGAAGATGAATAA
- a CDS encoding Hok/Gef family protein codes for MPNKGSVLKLVVICATVISLAWITRSKLCELRIRSGNTEVAAILAYESKR; via the coding sequence ATGCCGAACAAAGGGAGTGTCCTAAAACTGGTCGTTATTTGTGCCACTGTAATATCACTGGCATGGATAACACGCAGCAAACTTTGTGAGCTGCGGATCCGATCGGGCAACACGGAAGTTGCGGCCATTCTGGCTTACGAATCCAAAAGGTAA
- a CDS encoding SDR family oxidoreductase: MNGLLTGKRIVVTGAARGLGRSFAAAISEAGARVVMCDILADELADSAANLREQGAQVETQVIDLAEPASISAAFNAIAEGGAIDGLVNNAALATGVGGKTMMEYDIDLWDRVMQVNVRGTWLVSQAAVPLLAQTPHAKIVNVASDTALWGAPRLMAYVASKGAIISMTRSMARELGPQGICVNAIAPGLTRVEATEYVPAERHQLYEQGRALAGAQHPDDVNGSVLYLLSPLANFVTGQLLPVNGGFVFN, encoded by the coding sequence GTGAACGGCTTGCTGACGGGAAAACGCATTGTGGTGACCGGCGCGGCGCGCGGGCTGGGGCGGAGTTTCGCCGCAGCCATCAGCGAGGCCGGTGCCAGAGTGGTGATGTGCGATATTCTGGCGGATGAACTGGCAGACAGCGCCGCGAACCTGCGCGAGCAGGGCGCACAGGTTGAAACGCAGGTGATCGATTTGGCCGAACCGGCGTCGATCAGCGCGGCATTCAACGCCATTGCCGAAGGCGGTGCGATCGACGGGTTGGTGAACAACGCCGCGCTGGCTACCGGCGTCGGTGGCAAAACCATGATGGAATACGATATCGATCTGTGGGATCGGGTGATGCAGGTCAACGTACGCGGTACCTGGCTGGTGAGTCAGGCAGCGGTACCCCTGTTGGCGCAAACCCCACATGCCAAGATCGTTAACGTGGCTTCGGATACCGCACTGTGGGGCGCACCGCGCCTGATGGCTTACGTGGCCAGCAAAGGAGCGATCATCTCCATGACCCGCTCAATGGCGCGTGAACTGGGTCCGCAGGGGATTTGCGTGAACGCAATCGCACCGGGACTGACGCGGGTAGAGGCCACCGAATACGTGCCCGCCGAGCGTCATCAACTGTACGAACAAGGGCGTGCATTGGCCGGGGCACAGCACCCTGACGACGTTAATGGCTCGGTGCTCTACCTGCTGTCGCCGTTGGCGAATTTCGTGACCGGCCAACTGTTGCCGGTTAACGGCGGCTTTGTTTTTAACTAA
- the speB gene encoding agmatinase, giving the protein MSTLGHQPDNSLVSNAFGFLRFPLNFMPYDSDAEWVITGIPFDMATSGRAGGRHGPAAIRQVSTNLAWEGNRWPWNFDLRDRLNVVDCGDVVFNFGDAQDMSDKLQAHAEKLLKAGKRMLSFGGDHFVTLPLLRAHAKHFGKLALVHFDAHTDTYANGSQYDHGTMFFHAPNEGLIDPTRSVQIGIRTEYDHDNGFTVLDAAQVNDRSVDDLLAQIKQIVGDMPVYLTFDIDCLDPAFAPGTGTPVIGGLTSDRALKLVRGMQSLNIVGMDVVEVAPAYDQSEITALAAATLGLEMLYLQAAKKTK; this is encoded by the coding sequence ATGAGTACCTTAGGCCATCAGCCCGATAATTCCTTAGTGTCCAATGCTTTTGGTTTCCTGCGCTTTCCGCTGAACTTTATGCCTTACGACAGCGATGCAGAGTGGGTCATCACCGGCATTCCATTTGACATGGCAACCTCCGGCCGCGCCGGTGGCCGTCACGGTCCGGCGGCAATCCGTCAGGTTTCCACCAACCTGGCCTGGGAAGGCAACCGCTGGCCGTGGAACTTTGACCTGCGCGATCGTCTGAATGTCGTCGATTGCGGCGACGTGGTGTTCAACTTCGGCGATGCTCAGGACATGAGCGACAAGCTGCAGGCGCACGCGGAAAAACTGCTGAAAGCCGGCAAGCGCATGCTCTCCTTCGGCGGCGACCACTTCGTGACTCTGCCGTTGTTGCGCGCACACGCCAAACATTTCGGCAAACTGGCACTGGTGCACTTTGATGCCCATACCGACACCTATGCCAACGGCAGCCAATACGATCACGGCACCATGTTCTTCCATGCGCCGAACGAAGGCCTGATCGATCCCACTCGCTCAGTGCAGATCGGTATCCGTACCGAATACGATCATGACAACGGCTTCACCGTATTGGATGCTGCGCAGGTTAACGATCGTAGCGTTGACGATCTGCTGGCTCAGATCAAACAGATCGTCGGTGATATGCCGGTTTATCTGACCTTCGACATCGACTGCCTGGATCCGGCATTCGCACCGGGTACCGGTACGCCGGTCATCGGCGGGTTGACGTCCGATCGTGCACTGAAACTGGTGCGCGGCATGCAGTCGCTGAACATCGTCGGTATGGACGTGGTAGAAGTTGCCCCGGCGTATGACCAGTCCGAAATCACCGCGCTGGCTGCGGCGACCCTGGGTCTGGAGATGCTGTATCTGCAAGCGGCTAAAAAAACCAAATAA
- a CDS encoding recombinase-like helix-turn-helix domain-containing protein — translation MQHITDFNPWLPDTQQVIPAREGGNGQIHQPGQFQNVIWQTRARVPDGFETELVTALEEIFDQGAEELEQIVSALNQRRLFDRNGQPWNETAFREFLHVNGF, via the coding sequence ATGCAGCACATCACCGATTTCAATCCCTGGCTGCCGGACACCCAACAGGTGATCCCGGCGCGCGAAGGCGGCAATGGCCAAATCCATCAGCCGGGCCAATTTCAGAACGTCATCTGGCAAACCCGCGCTCGCGTACCCGACGGTTTCGAGACCGAGTTGGTCACGGCACTGGAAGAGATCTTCGATCAGGGTGCAGAAGAGCTGGAGCAGATCGTTAGCGCCCTGAATCAGCGTCGCCTGTTCGATCGCAATGGCCAGCCGTGGAATGAGACGGCGTTCCGCGAATTCCTTCACGTTAACGGTTTCTGA
- a CDS encoding IclR family transcriptional regulator, which translates to MADDQACKYLIPGLDRGLQLLLAFGEQHKEMTFAQLHRLVDMPKATAYRVVQTLEHLGFLERNPRTNTFALGIKVLRLGFEYIASLDVAQAGQPVIEQLRDRSQCSSHLAIRDERDVIYIARVSAAGSQINQVSVGTRLPVHQTSLGRMLLTSATRDEFDQLYPQEQLPGSGPGTPADREALWQMVQQDKARGYVIGESFFRHGISSIVYPIFNREQRVEAVVSIMVPFDEIPKADRERLRMEVRDAAEKISGFLGAPPQANVG; encoded by the coding sequence ATGGCGGACGATCAAGCGTGTAAATATCTGATCCCAGGACTGGATCGCGGGTTACAACTGTTGCTGGCGTTTGGCGAGCAGCATAAGGAAATGACTTTTGCCCAATTGCATCGCCTGGTCGACATGCCAAAGGCTACCGCCTATCGCGTGGTGCAAACTCTGGAGCATCTGGGTTTTCTGGAGCGCAACCCACGGACCAACACCTTTGCGCTGGGCATCAAAGTGCTGCGCCTCGGCTTTGAATATATCGCTTCTCTGGACGTTGCCCAGGCCGGTCAGCCGGTGATAGAGCAACTGCGCGATCGCAGCCAGTGCAGCAGTCATCTGGCGATCCGTGATGAGCGCGACGTGATCTACATCGCCCGCGTCAGCGCCGCCGGTTCGCAAATCAATCAGGTCAGCGTCGGCACCCGCCTGCCGGTGCACCAAACCTCACTGGGCCGCATGCTGCTAACCAGCGCTACCCGCGACGAATTCGACCAGCTCTATCCGCAGGAACAACTGCCGGGCAGCGGTCCGGGGACCCCGGCAGATCGTGAAGCGCTGTGGCAGATGGTGCAGCAGGATAAGGCGCGCGGCTATGTGATTGGCGAGTCGTTTTTCCGCCATGGTATCTCTTCGATCGTCTATCCAATCTTTAACCGCGAGCAGCGGGTCGAGGCCGTGGTCAGCATTATGGTGCCGTTCGATGAGATCCCAAAAGCAGATCGCGAACGGCTGCGTATGGAAGTGCGTGACGCCGCAGAGAAAATCTCCGGCTTTCTGGGCGCGCCGCCG